CGCGAAGCGCTTCTTCGTCTTGACCAGAGAACTGGAAGTATAGCTCAAGGTTCATGCCTTGTTGTTCTAGACGCTGACCGAATTCTTCCATCATGCGTTCTACTTCTGACTCGATCATCGCTTCTGGAACATCGATTTCAGCATTACGAGTTGCAGCTTCTACAAGGTCGTCGCGAAGTGCAGTTTCAGATGCGCTTAGTTTCTCTTCTGTAGTTTTTTCTTTTAATTTCGTGCGAAGTTCGTCGAGTGTTTCAACCTCTTCGTCAATTTCTTTTGCAAGTTCATCATTTAGTTCAGGAATTTCTTTTCCTTTAATTTCAGTAACTTTCACTTCGAACATAGCTGGTTTTCCTGCAAGTTCTGCTGCATGGTATTCTTCTGGGAATGTTACTTCGATTTCTTTTTCTTCTCCGACTTTCATGCCGATCATTTGATCTTCAAATCCTGGGATGAATGATCCTGAACCAATTTCAAGGTCGAAGTCTTGTGCTTCTCCGCCTTCAAATGGCTCTCCGTCAGAGAATCCTTTAAAGTCTAATTTTACGCTATCGCCGTTTTCTACTTCGCCGTCTTCTTTTACAACAAGTTCAGCGAATGCAGTTTGGCTATCTTTTAATTGTTGTTCAATTTCTTCGTCTGTAACTTCTGTATCTAGACGTGTAACTTCAAGGCCTTTGTACTCGCCTAGTTTCACTTCAGGTTTCACTGTAACAACCGCTTTGAAAATAAGGGACTTCCCTTTTTCCAACTGCTCGATATCGATTTCCGGACGATCTACAGGATCAATTCCCGCTTCTTCAACCGCTAAGCCGTATGCTTCTGGAAGGATGAAATCGAGTGCTTCATTATAAAGTGATTCCACACCGTACATTTTTTCAAACATTTGACGTGGCATTTTCCCTTTACGGAATCCTGGTGCTGTAACGTCTTTAACAACTTTTTTAAACGCTTTATCAAGACCTTCTTTTACTTTTTCAGCAGGCACCTCTACAGTAAGTGTCCCTTTGTTTCCTTCTTCTTTTTCCCATTTAACTGACATATTAAAAACCTCCGAATCTTATTGGTGAATCTATTTTTGCACGTATATACTTTTTAACAACTCTTTCAGTATAGCATACTGACCTCATCTTTCAACATTTTTACTGTTTAATCGAAGTTAGATAAATCGTCTATTTGTTTGATGAATACATGGAGCGATGTGTTCGGTATTTCTTCCCCCGTGAATAAGCATTCTATGTATTGTACGTACGCATTTGCGACTTCCTCTGCATCATATTGTCCCCAATTAAACGGAAAGGCTGTGATGGCAAATTTCTCAATTAAACTTTTAGCCATTTCAAATCGCGATGGATCTTTAACTAGAATTTCTTCTACTGTCGATAGTACGTTTTTCGTGAAAGGGTCTTGGCCAGGCAATGTCGTCCCTGCAGGTATTATGACTAGTTCTTCTCCAAACTTTTTGATGGTTACCTCTTTCGAATAACCCGCTTGTTGCAGGAGCGTTACTGCAAATGTAACAATAAGCGGCGATAAATGCACGCTTTCCACAATGTCTTCTAGTACTGGAATCATTCCGCGGAGATCCGTTCCTTCTAAAGAAGCAAGTGTATGTTGTTGTGTATAGATATCCATTTCGAGAAAGTCTTCGAATGTGAAGACGGCTTCTGCAGGACTTGATTCGTCGGTAGTATAACGCATGGACAACCGACTATTCAACTCCCGCAGGTAATTAAATTTCGTTAGTAATTCAGGTGGAATAATGCCTTCTTCTAAAAGCGTATCAATTGTCATTTCGACTTCTTCATATTCTTGAAGTTGAATACTAATTGTTAAATATAGCTCCATCGCGTCGATGTAGCTTGCGGTACCGCTATGTAGAAGCCTGGCCGCAACTTCTCTTGCACGATGGAAATCTTTTGTTTCGTATAGCGCGACTGCATACGGCCCCAAAAATTCGGGGTAATCGGGTTCATAAATAATCGCTTGGTCAAATGCCTCAACCGCTTTTTCAAATTGTTTATGTTTTACGCTATCGATTCCTTCAGCCACTAACCTTTCAAAAGTTCCAGGAAATACGATAACATTTTCAGTTTTACGTAACCTGCCGTACTTTTTGCGCATAATCATCACTCACCTCCTGTATCCCGTTTTAAGTAAAAAATTGTATTGGGAATTGTTCTTTTTAATTCGCTTCGACGCTAGGGAAAGATTGAACTGTATCTTTCCGCACTTGGCGGATGCCTTACGCTGATTTTTCTTGATAGTATGTTGAAGTTTCTTTAATGGTTGCATTTAGCTTTAAATCACTTTTTTCACACATAAATAGGTTTTATCAAAGTCATTCAAAACACGACCTTAGAATAGACAGCACCATATAACTTACTTTGTTTAGTGGAATCTACAGTTGATTGGAGTGCAGGGCGGCGACTCCCGCGGAAATAGCGAGACAGCCGAGACCCTGCAGGAGCGCAGCGACGAAGCGGCTCGGCGCTCGCCCGCAGGAACGCGTCCGCCCGGAACGGAAATCAACGGCATTGCAGGAATTTCTTTGGATTATCCTACAAATCAGTCAACAGTTTTAAGCAAATAAAAATACAAAGGTACCAACTGAAAACACCCTCTATATTTTTATCTTTATATGTATTTACAAGGTAAATTCTTTTTTAGTATATCCATAAACAGCCATATTATCAACTAACCCACAACAATTGCTCATTCCGATGTTAAGTGTTTGTAAACATCTTCTCTTTTGCTTAAAGTAGTGAAAAAAGATGATATAGTATCTAGAAATACTATTTGAAGATAAAGGAGCTAACAATGAAAAACAATAATATAAGCTTCAAATCGCTTTGGGAATTGTTTCTGATTTCAACGCGGCTGGGATTGACCTCATTCGGCGGGCCTACAGCCCATTTAGGGTATTTTCATGAGGAATACATAAGAAGAAAAAAATGGATGGATGAAAAAACATATGCAGATTTGGTTGCCTTAGCGCAGTTCTTACCAGGTCCCGCAAGTAGCCAAGTAGGAATAGGTATCGGTGTCATGCGCGCTGGAGTAGTTGGCGGGATTGTTTCATTTATCGGCTTTACATTCCCTTCTGTAATCGCACTCATTCTGTTTGCTTATTTGCTGACTGGTTATGACGTTGGAAATGCTGGTTGGATCCATGGGCTGAAAATCGTTGCGGTTGCCGTGGTAGCACATGCAATTTTGGGAATGGCTAAGAACTTAACGCCTGATCTAAAAAGAAAAGCAATTGCTTTACTTGCGCTTATCGGGACGCTGGTAGCACAATCAACAATTACGCAGGTCGGTGTTATTTTGATCGCTGCAGTAATTGGATTCCTTCTATATAACAAGCACCCGATAGGTTTGGACAATACAAAATCGAATTTCCCGATTTCTAAAAAAATCTCTGCAATCTGTTTTATATTATTTTTTGGTCTTCTCTTTCTATTACCGTTTATTAGAGAACTAACCGGATCCTATTGGATAGCTATGTTTGACAGCTTTTATAGATCAGGTTCACTTGTATTCGGCGGTGGGCATGTCGTATTGCCTTTGTTGGAACAAGAATTTGTACCAACAGGTTGGATAACTGAAGAAGCATTTTTGGCAGGTTATGGTGCTACACAGGCTGTACCGGGCCCCCTGTTTACATTCGCAGCTTATTTAGGTACTGTCATGAAAGGTTGGATTGGCGGTTTAGTTGCGACAATCGCTGTTTTCTTGCCGGCATTTCTATTAATTGTTGGCGCATTGCCTTTTTGGGATCAATTGCGCAGCAACCCTAAAATTAAAGGTGCAATAATGGGTGTGAATGCAGCTGTTATCGGAATACTAATTTCCGCGTTATATCATCCGATTTGGACGAGCTCGATTCTGGCACCAATGGATTTTGCACTAGCCGCTTTACTATTCAGCATGCTTTCCTATTGGAAGCTGCCGCCTTGGATTATTGTGCTAACAGGTGCACTCGGCGGGACATTATTAAATTTTCTATAATATAGTCAAAAAACCGTTGAATCTATCAACGGTTTTTTCATTAAGATTTCACACGTGGTTTTGTCGGATCGTCTGTTGATGGGGGTAGATCAGTTGTCTCGGCTAACTTCATGAGATAATAAGTTTCTTCACGCGCCATATGATCAGCCATCAGAGGCGTCAGCGTTCCGAGCATTTGTTTAGTAAGACCCATCGCTTCTAATTCATTTAAAAACACTTTAAATAGTTTCATTTCCAAGTCAATTTCCTTGTGAAATTTTTCGAGTGCAGGAAACTTCATTACATTTGCACGTAAATAACCAGCCATTTCAACCGCCTTAAAATAAAACGCTTCCCAATCTTTCTTAAAATCACGACTGGTTTTTTTGTACATCATTTCGACCCCGTCTAAATTCGAGTCTATGGCTCCAGCATGCCCCGCTGCATCTAATAACCATAGCAAGTCATGATGCAAAGGATGAACCGACGGTGGGATTTGCCCTTTTCCTAAACTCGTAAACAGTCGAATTGCCTCTTCTACCTCGTTGACCATATGATTGATGAATGTTGGCGGTAGCGAAATTTTTATCTTTCTGACTAAATGTTCCTTTATCAACAATAATTTAAACGAACGTATTTCTTCGCTAGTCCTCTTTGATCTTTTCAATAAATCCAACAGCGCCTCTTCATTTAAAGGCTTTTTGGAGGTTGCAAGAAGTTGATCAAACTGTGTTATAAAGTAACTTGCCGTTTTAATTTTTTCGGTCTCACTTGGCGCTAATGAATCATGAATAAAACGACCATGATCCCCTAAGATTTGAAGCCAAAAGTGAAGTTCAAACAAAGCTGCCTTTTGAAAACTTTTTGGCAAAAACATTTCCTCCTAAAATATTTTCTTGCGATCCCGTTCATCTTTAAGTAATTCCACTGATTCCCTAAACCGCAATGAATGAACATTTTCACGTTCACGTAAAAATTTCAGCGAATCATTTATTAAGACATCATCTGAGATATCGATAAGCCACTGGTAAGTCGCGCGCGCTTTTTCTTCTGCAGCAATATCCTCATATAAATCGGCAATCGGATCTCCTTTTGATTGGATATACGTTGCAGTCCAAGGTGCACCGGCAGCATTTTCATAAAAAAGCGAATGACCGTGATTGACGAAGTGTGCGCCGAGTCCTGCTTCTTCTAATTGTTCAGGCGTGGCATCTTTGGTCAATTTATAGATCATTGTTGCGAGCATTTCAAGATGGGAAAATTCTTCTGTAGCGATATCATTTAATACTCCGATTACCTCAGTCGGAACCGTATACCGCTGATTCATATAACGAAGCGCTGCTG
This genomic window from Sporosarcina sp. Marseille-Q4063 contains:
- the tig gene encoding trigger factor, with translation MSVKWEKEEGNKGTLTVEVPAEKVKEGLDKAFKKVVKDVTAPGFRKGKMPRQMFEKMYGVESLYNEALDFILPEAYGLAVEEAGIDPVDRPEIDIEQLEKGKSLIFKAVVTVKPEVKLGEYKGLEVTRLDTEVTDEEIEQQLKDSQTAFAELVVKEDGEVENGDSVKLDFKGFSDGEPFEGGEAQDFDLEIGSGSFIPGFEDQMIGMKVGEEKEIEVTFPEEYHAAELAGKPAMFEVKVTEIKGKEIPELNDELAKEIDEEVETLDELRTKLKEKTTEEKLSASETALRDDLVEAATRNAEIDVPEAMIESEVERMMEEFGQRLEQQGMNLELYFQFSGQDEEALRGQMQDDALNRVRVSLTLEAIGEAEKVEVAEEDIDAELQKMADQFSMEIEQIKTALGGTRVLENDLRFNKTVELLVENAKITE
- a CDS encoding tetratricopeptide repeat protein; the encoded protein is MIMRKKYGRLRKTENVIVFPGTFERLVAEGIDSVKHKQFEKAVEAFDQAIIYEPDYPEFLGPYAVALYETKDFHRAREVAARLLHSGTASYIDAMELYLTISIQLQEYEEVEMTIDTLLEEGIIPPELLTKFNYLRELNSRLSMRYTTDESSPAEAVFTFEDFLEMDIYTQQHTLASLEGTDLRGMIPVLEDIVESVHLSPLIVTFAVTLLQQAGYSKEVTIKKFGEELVIIPAGTTLPGQDPFTKNVLSTVEEILVKDPSRFEMAKSLIEKFAITAFPFNWGQYDAEEVANAYVQYIECLFTGEEIPNTSLHVFIKQIDDLSNFD
- a CDS encoding chromate transporter; translated protein: MKNNNISFKSLWELFLISTRLGLTSFGGPTAHLGYFHEEYIRRKKWMDEKTYADLVALAQFLPGPASSQVGIGIGVMRAGVVGGIVSFIGFTFPSVIALILFAYLLTGYDVGNAGWIHGLKIVAVAVVAHAILGMAKNLTPDLKRKAIALLALIGTLVAQSTITQVGVILIAAVIGFLLYNKHPIGLDNTKSNFPISKKISAICFILFFGLLFLLPFIRELTGSYWIAMFDSFYRSGSLVFGGGHVVLPLLEQEFVPTGWITEEAFLAGYGATQAVPGPLFTFAAYLGTVMKGWIGGLVATIAVFLPAFLLIVGALPFWDQLRSNPKIKGAIMGVNAAVIGILISALYHPIWTSSILAPMDFALAALLFSMLSYWKLPPWIIVLTGALGGTLLNFL
- a CDS encoding DUF2935 domain-containing protein — encoded protein: MPKSFQKAALFELHFWLQILGDHGRFIHDSLAPSETEKIKTASYFITQFDQLLATSKKPLNEEALLDLLKRSKRTSEEIRSFKLLLIKEHLVRKIKISLPPTFINHMVNEVEEAIRLFTSLGKGQIPPSVHPLHHDLLWLLDAAGHAGAIDSNLDGVEMMYKKTSRDFKKDWEAFYFKAVEMAGYLRANVMKFPALEKFHKEIDLEMKLFKVFLNELEAMGLTKQMLGTLTPLMADHMAREETYYLMKLAETTDLPPSTDDPTKPRVKS
- a CDS encoding manganese catalase family protein; this encodes MWVYEKKLLYPVEVGTCNPKLAKYLMEQYGGADGELAAALRYMNQRYTVPTEVIGVLNDIATEEFSHLEMLATMIYKLTKDATPEQLEEAGLGAHFVNHGHSLFYENAAGAPWTATYIQSKGDPIADLYEDIAAEEKARATYQWLIDISDDVLINDSLKFLRERENVHSLRFRESVELLKDERDRKKIF